From a single Streptomyces sp. NBC_00377 genomic region:
- a CDS encoding phosphotransferase, whose protein sequence is MSATGRLLGSGRTADVYEIDEAWVLRRDREGRDDSAALGAVMAHVREHGYPAPAVRPSASRTDLVMERLHGPTMLQAFAAGTLAPEEAGAVLARLLRELHALPGRVSAGARILHLDLHPDNVVLTPEGPRVIDWANTEEGDPGLDWGTSAVILAQVAVSAEPFAGPARAMLTALLADPRGLTEEGLGEALRRRAANPTMSREETELLGPAEGLIRSLTG, encoded by the coding sequence ATGTCAGCGACGGGGAGACTGCTCGGCTCGGGGCGCACGGCCGACGTGTACGAGATCGACGAGGCGTGGGTGCTGCGCCGCGACCGGGAGGGCAGGGACGACTCGGCCGCCCTCGGGGCGGTGATGGCGCACGTGCGTGAACACGGCTACCCGGCGCCCGCCGTGCGGCCCTCCGCCTCGCGCACCGACCTGGTGATGGAACGGCTGCACGGGCCGACGATGCTCCAGGCGTTCGCGGCGGGCACGCTGGCCCCGGAGGAGGCGGGGGCGGTCCTCGCCCGGCTGTTGCGCGAGCTGCACGCCCTCCCGGGACGGGTCTCGGCGGGCGCCCGCATCTTGCACCTCGACCTTCACCCGGACAACGTGGTCCTCACGCCCGAAGGCCCCCGGGTCATCGACTGGGCCAATACGGAGGAGGGTGACCCGGGACTCGACTGGGGCACGTCCGCGGTGATCCTCGCCCAGGTCGCCGTCTCGGCCGAGCCGTTCGCCGGCCCGGCCCGCGCGATGCTGACCGCGCTGCTCGCCGACCCCCGCGGCCTCACCGAGGAGGGCTTGGGGGAGGCACTCCGGCGGCGGGCGGCCAATCCGACGATGAGCCGGGAGGAGACGGAACTCCTGGGCCCGGCAGAGGGGTTGATCCGCTCACTGACGGGCTGA
- a CDS encoding glycosyltransferase family 4 protein: MTAEASQAGSRQDLAADGRRPLDIALLTYKGNPFCGGQGVYVRHLSRELVRLGHRVEVIGSQPYPVLDPGHGDDRLSLTELPSLDLYRQPDPFRTPGRGEYRDWIDALEVATMWTGGFPEPLTFSLRARRHLRARSGEFDIVHDNQTLGYGLLGDIGAPLVTTIHHPITVDRQLELDAAEGRRRRYSVRRWYAFTRMQKRVARRLPSVLTVSGTSRQEIADHLGVRDDRIHVVHIGADTDLFSPDPAVAVVPGRIVTTSSADVPLKGLVFLVEALAKVRTEHPHAHLVVVGKRPQEGPVAQAMERYGLEGAVEFVKGISDAELVDLVRSAEVACVPSLYEGFSLPAAEAMATGTPLLATTGGAIPEVAGRDGETCLAVPPGDSGALATGLGRLLEDPELRARLGAAGRRRVLERFTWARAAEGTVARYREAIADGGRPRVAGASAAVAAPRTVESVGAGAGADAVSEASDRDRESRATC; encoded by the coding sequence GTGACCGCTGAGGCCAGTCAGGCAGGGTCACGGCAAGACCTCGCTGCCGACGGCAGGCGACCGCTCGACATCGCGCTCCTCACGTACAAGGGGAACCCGTTCTGCGGGGGCCAGGGTGTCTACGTACGCCACCTCTCGCGTGAGCTCGTCCGCCTCGGTCACCGCGTCGAGGTGATCGGCTCCCAGCCCTATCCGGTGCTGGACCCGGGCCACGGCGACGACCGCCTCTCCCTCACCGAGCTGCCCAGCCTCGACCTCTACCGTCAGCCGGATCCTTTCCGCACCCCCGGGCGAGGCGAGTACCGCGACTGGATCGACGCCCTCGAGGTGGCCACCATGTGGACCGGCGGCTTCCCCGAGCCGCTGACGTTCTCGCTGCGGGCCCGCCGTCACCTCCGCGCGCGCAGCGGCGAGTTCGACATCGTGCACGACAACCAGACCCTGGGCTACGGGCTGCTGGGGGACATCGGCGCGCCCCTGGTCACCACCATCCACCACCCCATCACCGTGGACCGGCAGTTGGAGCTGGACGCCGCCGAAGGGCGGCGACGGCGGTACTCCGTGCGCCGCTGGTACGCGTTCACCCGGATGCAGAAGCGGGTCGCGCGCCGGCTGCCGTCCGTGCTCACCGTCTCCGGCACCTCCCGCCAGGAGATAGCCGACCACCTCGGTGTCCGCGACGACCGCATCCACGTCGTCCACATCGGCGCCGACACCGACCTGTTCTCGCCGGACCCGGCCGTGGCCGTCGTCCCCGGCCGGATCGTGACGACGTCCAGCGCGGACGTCCCCCTCAAGGGACTGGTCTTCCTCGTCGAGGCCCTGGCGAAGGTGCGCACCGAGCACCCGCACGCCCACCTCGTCGTCGTCGGCAAGCGCCCGCAGGAGGGGCCCGTCGCCCAGGCGATGGAACGGTACGGCCTCGAAGGCGCCGTCGAGTTCGTCAAGGGCATCTCCGACGCCGAACTGGTCGACCTGGTGCGCTCGGCGGAGGTCGCCTGCGTGCCGTCGCTCTACGAGGGCTTCTCGCTGCCGGCCGCCGAGGCCATGGCCACCGGCACCCCCCTGCTCGCCACGACCGGCGGGGCGATCCCCGAGGTCGCCGGGCGCGACGGGGAGACCTGTCTCGCCGTGCCGCCGGGCGACTCCGGCGCGCTGGCGACGGGTCTGGGACGGCTGCTGGAGGACCCCGAACTGCGGGCCCGGCTCGGCGCCGCCGGCCGCCGACGGGTGCTCGAGCGTTTCACCTGGGCGCGGGCCGCCGAGGGGACCGTGGCCCGCTACCGCGAGGCGATAGCCGACGGCGGTCGCCCACGGGTCGCCGGGGCTTCCGCGGCCGTCGCCGCCCCCCGAACCGTCGAGTCCGTCGGCGCGGGCGCCGGCGCCGACGCCGTATCCGAAGCATCCGATCGCGATCGCGAAAGCAGGGCCACGTGCTGA
- a CDS encoding TetR family transcriptional regulator: MSAEPGAQRPSPPLGSARPGGPASSPLTERQEARRRRILHASAQLASRGGFDAVQMREVAESSQVALGTLYRYFPSKVHLLVATMQDQLDHMHGTLRKKPPTGERAADRVAETLMRAFRALQREPHLADAMVRALTFADRSVSPEVDQVSRQTTAIILDSMGLTDPTPEQLSAVRVIEHTWHSALITWLSGRASIAQVRIDIETVCRLIDVTDPHAPASPRTHE; the protein is encoded by the coding sequence ATGTCTGCGGAACCCGGCGCGCAGCGCCCCTCTCCCCCACTCGGCTCCGCCCGACCGGGCGGGCCCGCGTCCTCCCCGCTCACCGAGCGGCAGGAGGCGCGCCGCCGCCGCATTCTGCACGCGAGCGCCCAGTTGGCCAGCCGGGGCGGTTTCGACGCGGTGCAGATGCGGGAGGTCGCGGAGTCCTCGCAGGTCGCCCTCGGCACCCTCTACCGCTACTTCCCCTCCAAGGTGCACCTGCTGGTCGCCACGATGCAGGACCAGTTGGACCACATGCACGGAACGCTGAGGAAGAAGCCCCCGACGGGCGAGCGGGCGGCGGACCGCGTCGCGGAGACGCTGATGCGCGCCTTCCGCGCACTCCAGCGCGAGCCGCATCTGGCGGACGCGATGGTCCGCGCCCTGACCTTCGCCGACCGCAGCGTCTCACCGGAGGTCGACCAGGTGTCCCGTCAGACGACGGCGATCATCCTCGACTCGATGGGGCTGACCGACCCCACCCCGGAGCAGCTCTCCGCCGTCCGCGTCATCGAGCACACCTGGCACTCGGCGCTGATCACCTGGCTGTCGGGCCGTGCCTCCATCGCCCAGGTGCGGATAGACATCGAGACGGTGTGCCGCCTGATCGACGTGACGGACCCCCACGCTCCCGCGTCCCCCCGGACGCACGAATAG
- a CDS encoding energy-coupling factor transporter transmembrane component T, translating into MAERRPRPRTTPLHPAAWWLWALGLGTAATRTTNPLLLGLCLTVSAYVVTTCRPDTPWSRSYSAFLKLALAVLLVRLLFVVVLGSPIPGTHVLVTLPEVPLPHWAQGIRLGGAVTAEGLLFAFYDGLKLATLLVCVGAANALASPSRLLKTLPGALYETGVAVVVALTFAPNLIADVHRLRAARRLRGRPDSGLRGLLQVGLPVLEGALERSVALAAAMDARGYGRTAEVPAPVRRTTAALTLGGLLGVCAGTYGLLTAAGGTYGLPVLLAGVTAALAGLRLGGRRSPRTRYRPDRWTPRACLVAASGVAVAALLILAATSDPAALHPGVVPLTAPALPLGPAAAVLLGLLPAFLAPESPASPEEPS; encoded by the coding sequence ATGGCTGAGCGCCGCCCCCGCCCGCGAACCACCCCGCTCCACCCCGCCGCCTGGTGGCTCTGGGCCCTCGGCCTCGGAACCGCCGCCACCCGCACCACCAACCCGCTCCTCCTCGGCCTCTGCCTCACCGTCTCCGCCTACGTCGTCACCACGTGCCGTCCCGACACTCCCTGGTCCCGTTCCTACTCCGCGTTCCTCAAGCTCGCCCTCGCGGTCCTCCTCGTCCGTCTCCTCTTCGTCGTCGTCCTGGGCTCCCCGATCCCGGGCACGCACGTGCTCGTCACGCTCCCCGAAGTCCCGCTCCCGCACTGGGCGCAGGGCATCCGGCTCGGGGGCGCGGTCACGGCCGAGGGCCTGCTCTTCGCGTTCTACGACGGCCTCAAACTGGCCACGCTGCTGGTCTGCGTGGGCGCAGCCAACGCACTGGCCAGCCCCTCACGCCTGCTCAAGACGCTCCCGGGCGCCCTGTACGAGACCGGGGTGGCGGTGGTCGTGGCCCTCACCTTCGCCCCGAACCTGATCGCGGACGTCCACCGTCTGCGCGCCGCCCGCCGCCTCAGGGGCCGCCCCGACAGCGGCCTGCGCGGTCTGCTCCAGGTGGGACTGCCGGTTCTGGAGGGCGCACTGGAACGTTCCGTCGCGCTCGCCGCCGCGATGGACGCCCGCGGCTACGGCCGTACCGCCGAAGTCCCCGCGCCGGTCCGCCGGACGACCGCCGCCCTCACGCTCGGTGGTCTGCTGGGCGTCTGCGCGGGAACATACGGTCTGCTCACCGCGGCGGGCGGCACCTACGGCCTGCCGGTACTGCTCGCCGGGGTCACCGCGGCCCTCGCCGGACTGCGGCTGGGCGGCCGACGCTCCCCGCGCACCCGCTACCGCCCGGACCGCTGGACCCCGCGGGCGTGCCTGGTCGCCGCCTCCGGCGTCGCGGTCGCGGCTCTCCTCATCCTCGCCGCGACGTCCGACCCGGCGGCCCTGCATCCCGGTGTGGTCCCGTTGACCGCCCCGGCCCTCCCGCTCGGCCCCGCGGCGGCCGTCCTCCTGGGCCTGCTGCCCGCCTTCCTCGCCCCCGAAAGCCCCGCCTCTCCCGAGGAGCCGTCGTGA
- a CDS encoding prenyltransferase/squalene oxidase repeat-containing protein translates to MNIRRSAATLAAATVVLGAAVPAVAATPSPTPTPTPTPSVAIPDGLYGTADPTYDGVWRQSLALLAQRTTGVTPAERAVAWLTGQQCANGAFAAFRADTAKPCDAKLMVDTNSTAAAVQALAALGGHKATTDKAVGWLKSVQNADGGWGYTPGGASDANSTSVVAGAMAAAGQQPAAVKKAGKSAYDALVRLSVPCDRAGGGAFAYQPDKKGGLAANADATAAGVLGALGKGFVTTAGKTPTSAEHTCAAADARTPGGLARNGAAYLAAAVLTDGYLKSALPGAADQPDHGNTADTVVALAAQGWTEQARKPLAWLEQNSAAWAKQSGPAAYAQLIFAAHAMGADPRRFGGADLVAQLDATGPAPKATTKADGRAAGSDDTSATEKKDDSDSGFGVWWTVGVFLVAGIGIGFLISGRGRKQQP, encoded by the coding sequence ATGAACATCCGCCGCAGCGCCGCGACCCTGGCCGCCGCCACCGTCGTGCTGGGTGCCGCCGTCCCCGCCGTCGCCGCGACCCCGTCCCCGACCCCGACCCCGACCCCGACCCCGTCGGTGGCGATACCCGACGGGCTGTACGGCACCGCCGACCCGACGTACGACGGCGTCTGGCGCCAGTCGCTGGCCCTGCTCGCGCAGCGGACCACGGGCGTCACCCCCGCCGAGCGGGCCGTGGCCTGGCTGACCGGGCAGCAGTGCGCGAACGGCGCCTTCGCCGCGTTCCGCGCGGACACCGCCAAGCCCTGCGACGCCAAGCTGATGGTGGACACCAACAGCACGGCGGCCGCCGTCCAGGCACTGGCCGCGCTCGGCGGCCACAAGGCCACGACCGACAAGGCGGTCGGCTGGCTGAAGTCCGTGCAGAACGCCGACGGCGGCTGGGGTTACACCCCCGGCGGGGCCAGTGACGCGAACTCCACGTCGGTGGTCGCGGGCGCGATGGCGGCGGCCGGACAGCAGCCCGCCGCGGTGAAGAAGGCCGGGAAGTCGGCGTACGACGCCCTCGTGAGGCTTTCCGTTCCGTGCGACCGGGCCGGCGGCGGCGCGTTCGCGTACCAGCCCGACAAGAAGGGCGGCCTCGCGGCCAACGCGGACGCGACGGCGGCGGGCGTGCTCGGCGCCCTCGGCAAGGGGTTCGTGACGACGGCCGGGAAGACGCCGACGTCGGCGGAGCACACCTGCGCCGCAGCCGACGCGCGCACCCCGGGCGGGCTCGCCCGCAACGGCGCCGCCTACCTCGCCGCAGCCGTCCTGACCGACGGCTACCTGAAGTCCGCGCTCCCCGGCGCCGCGGACCAGCCCGACCACGGCAACACCGCCGACACCGTGGTCGCCCTCGCCGCGCAGGGGTGGACCGAGCAGGCGAGGAAGCCCCTCGCCTGGCTCGAGCAGAACTCCGCGGCCTGGGCGAAGCAGAGCGGCCCCGCCGCCTACGCCCAGCTGATCTTCGCGGCCCACGCCATGGGCGCCGACCCCCGCCGCTTCGGCGGCGCCGACCTGGTCGCGCAGCTCGACGCGACGGGTCCGGCCCCGAAGGCCACGACGAAGGCCGACGGTCGGGCCGCCGGCTCCGACGACACCTCCGCCACCGAGAAGAAGGACGACTCGGATTCCGGCTTCGGCGTCTGGTGGACCGTCGGCGTCTTCCTCGTCGCCGGCATCGGCATCGGCTTCCTGATCAGCGGACGCGGCAGGAAGCAGCAGCCGTGA
- a CDS encoding class I SAM-dependent methyltransferase, translating into MLTVDFSRFPLAPGDRVLDLGCGAGRHAFECYRRGAQVVALDQNAEEIREVAKWFAAMKEAGEAPEGATATAMEGDALALPFPDESFDVVIISEVMEHIPDDKGVLAEMVRVLRPGGRIAITVPRYGPEKVCWTLSDAYHEVEGGHIRIYKADELLAKIREAGLKPYGTHHAHALHSPYWWLKCAFGVDNDKALPVRAYHKLLVWDIMKKPLATRVAEQTLNPLIGKSFVAYATKPHLPRLPEAAGR; encoded by the coding sequence GTGCTGACCGTCGACTTCTCCCGGTTCCCGCTCGCCCCGGGCGACCGGGTCCTGGACCTCGGCTGCGGCGCCGGCCGGCACGCCTTCGAGTGCTACCGGCGAGGCGCGCAGGTCGTGGCCCTCGACCAGAACGCTGAGGAGATCCGCGAGGTCGCCAAGTGGTTCGCGGCGATGAAGGAGGCCGGCGAGGCCCCCGAGGGCGCCACCGCGACCGCGATGGAGGGCGACGCCCTGGCCCTGCCCTTCCCCGACGAGTCCTTCGACGTCGTCATCATCTCCGAGGTCATGGAGCACATCCCGGACGACAAGGGCGTCCTCGCCGAGATGGTGCGGGTGCTCAGGCCCGGCGGCCGCATCGCGATCACCGTCCCGCGCTACGGCCCCGAGAAGGTCTGCTGGACCCTCTCGGACGCCTACCACGAGGTGGAGGGCGGCCACATCCGCATCTACAAGGCGGACGAACTGCTCGCCAAGATCCGCGAGGCCGGCCTGAAGCCCTACGGCACCCACCACGCCCACGCGCTGCACTCGCCGTACTGGTGGCTGAAGTGCGCGTTCGGCGTCGACAACGACAAGGCGCTGCCGGTGCGGGCGTACCACAAGCTGCTGGTCTGGGACATCATGAAGAAGCCCCTCGCCACCCGGGTCGCCGAGCAGACACTGAACCCGCTCATCGGCAAGAGCTTCGTGGCGTACGCGACCAAGCCCCACCTCCCGCGTCTCCCCGAGGCGGCCGGCCGGTGA
- a CDS encoding prenyltransferase/squalene oxidase repeat-containing protein — protein sequence MTTPRTEHLVLPGVLTAEQAAETVAGILAVQREDGAIPWFRGHHLDPWDHTEAAMALDAAGEHEAAERAYSWLARHQNEDGSWYAAYADGAFDDVTDRGRETNFVAYIAVGVWHHYLSTGDDTFLDRMWPAVYAAVEYVLRLQQPGGQIGWRRDDDGTPTADALLTGSSSVHQALRCALAIAEQREEAQPDWELAAGALRHAIRRHPERFLDKDRYSMDWYYPVLGGALTGTEAKSRIEADWERFVVPGLGVRCVVPNPWVTGGESAELALALWVMGESDRALEILQSIQHLRDPESGLYWTGFVFEDEAIWPRELTTWTAGSLLLAVAALGGHEATCAVFGGEHLPSGLEVDCCV from the coding sequence GTGACCACTCCCCGGACAGAACACCTCGTCCTGCCCGGGGTCCTCACCGCGGAGCAGGCCGCCGAGACCGTCGCCGGCATCCTCGCCGTACAGCGGGAGGACGGCGCGATCCCCTGGTTCCGGGGCCACCACCTCGACCCGTGGGACCATACCGAGGCCGCGATGGCGCTGGACGCGGCGGGCGAGCACGAAGCCGCGGAGCGGGCGTACAGCTGGCTGGCCAGGCACCAGAACGAGGACGGCTCCTGGTACGCGGCCTACGCGGACGGTGCCTTCGACGACGTCACCGACCGCGGGCGGGAGACGAACTTCGTCGCCTACATCGCCGTCGGCGTCTGGCACCACTACCTCTCCACCGGTGACGACACCTTCCTGGACCGCATGTGGCCGGCCGTCTACGCGGCGGTCGAGTACGTGCTGCGGCTCCAGCAGCCCGGCGGGCAGATCGGCTGGCGGCGCGACGACGACGGCACCCCCACCGCCGACGCGCTGCTCACCGGCTCCTCCTCCGTCCACCAGGCGCTGCGCTGTGCGCTGGCCATCGCCGAGCAGCGCGAAGAGGCCCAGCCCGACTGGGAGTTGGCGGCGGGAGCGCTGCGCCACGCGATACGACGTCATCCCGAACGGTTCCTCGACAAGGACCGTTACTCGATGGACTGGTACTACCCGGTGCTGGGCGGCGCGTTGACCGGTACGGAGGCCAAGTCCCGTATCGAGGCCGACTGGGAGCGGTTCGTGGTCCCGGGACTGGGCGTGCGGTGCGTCGTCCCCAACCCGTGGGTGACGGGCGGGGAGTCGGCCGAACTCGCCCTCGCGCTGTGGGTGATGGGCGAGTCCGACCGGGCGCTGGAGATCCTCCAGTCGATCCAGCATCTGCGTGATCCGGAGTCGGGTCTGTACTGGACCGGTTTCGTGTTCGAGGACGAGGCGATCTGGCCCCGCGAGCTGACCACCTGGACCGCGGGATCGCTGCTGCTCGCCGTGGCGGCCCTCGGCGGCCACGAGGCCACCTGCGCCGTGTTCGGCGGGGAGCACCTGCCGTCCGGGCTCGAAGTCGACTGCTGCGTCTGA
- a CDS encoding aldehyde dehydrogenase, with protein MAELVEHGQLFIGGELTDPLGKDVIEVVSPHTEEVIGRVPHASTADVDRAVAVARKAFDEGPWPRLSLDERIAVVTRIKDGIAMRHEEIARVISSENGSPYSWSVLAQALGAMMVWDAAITVARGFTYEERRDGVLGKILVRREPVGVVAAVVPWNVPQFVAAAKLAPALLTGCTVVLKPSPESPLDAYLLAEIAQEAGLPEGVLSILPADREVSEYLVGHPGVDKVSFTGSVAAGRRVMEVASRNLTRVTLELGGKSAAVVLPDADIATAVPGIVSAAFMNNGQACVAQTRILLPRSRYDEFADAFAAATAALIVGDPLDPATQVGPLVARRQQRRNLDYIRIGQEEGAKILTGGARPAGLERGWYVEPTLFGDVDNSMRIAREEIFGPVICLLPYGDESEALKIANDSEYGLSGSVWTADVGHGIEVARQVRTGTYSVNTFSLDMLGPFGGYKNSGLGREFGPEGFGEYLEHKMIHLPAGWEG; from the coding sequence ATGGCCGAGCTCGTGGAACACGGACAGCTGTTCATCGGCGGGGAATTGACCGACCCCCTGGGCAAGGACGTCATCGAAGTGGTCTCGCCGCACACCGAGGAGGTCATCGGACGGGTGCCGCACGCGTCCACGGCCGACGTGGACCGGGCGGTCGCGGTGGCGCGGAAGGCCTTCGACGAGGGGCCCTGGCCCCGCCTGTCGCTCGACGAGCGGATCGCCGTAGTGACCCGCATCAAGGACGGCATCGCGATGCGTCACGAGGAGATCGCCCGGGTGATCTCCTCCGAGAACGGCTCCCCGTACTCCTGGAGCGTCCTCGCGCAGGCCCTCGGCGCGATGATGGTGTGGGACGCGGCGATCACCGTCGCGCGCGGCTTCACCTACGAGGAGCGGCGCGACGGAGTGCTCGGGAAGATCCTCGTACGGCGGGAGCCCGTGGGGGTGGTCGCGGCCGTCGTCCCGTGGAACGTCCCGCAGTTCGTCGCCGCCGCCAAGCTCGCGCCCGCGCTGCTCACCGGTTGCACGGTGGTGCTGAAGCCGTCGCCGGAGTCACCGCTCGACGCGTATCTGCTGGCCGAGATCGCACAGGAGGCAGGGCTGCCTGAGGGCGTGCTCTCGATCCTTCCGGCGGACCGTGAGGTGAGCGAGTACCTGGTCGGGCACCCGGGCGTCGACAAGGTGTCGTTCACGGGCTCGGTCGCGGCCGGCCGGCGGGTCATGGAGGTGGCGTCGCGGAACCTGACCCGCGTGACGCTGGAGCTCGGCGGCAAGTCGGCCGCGGTCGTGCTGCCCGACGCGGACATCGCCACGGCCGTCCCCGGGATCGTCTCGGCCGCTTTCATGAACAACGGGCAGGCGTGCGTGGCCCAGACCCGCATCCTCCTGCCGCGCTCGCGCTACGACGAGTTCGCGGACGCGTTCGCCGCCGCCACGGCCGCGCTGATCGTCGGCGACCCGCTGGACCCGGCGACCCAGGTCGGCCCGCTGGTGGCGCGGCGCCAGCAGCGCCGGAACCTCGACTACATCCGGATCGGGCAGGAGGAGGGCGCGAAGATCCTCACGGGCGGGGCGCGTCCGGCCGGTCTGGAGCGCGGCTGGTACGTGGAGCCGACCCTGTTCGGCGATGTCGACAACTCCATGCGGATCGCCCGGGAGGAGATCTTCGGTCCGGTGATCTGCCTCCTGCCCTACGGCGACGAGTCCGAGGCGCTGAAGATCGCGAACGACTCGGAGTACGGGCTCAGCGGCAGCGTGTGGACGGCCGACGTCGGGCACGGGATCGAGGTCGCGCGGCAGGTCCGTACCGGCACGTACTCGGTGAACACCTTCAGCCTGGACATGCTCGGTCCGTTCGGCGGCTACAAGAACTCCGGGCTGGGGCGGGAGTTCGGGCCCGAGGGCTTCGGTGAGTACCTCGAGCACAAGATGATCCACCTGCCGGCGGGGTGGGAGGGGTGA
- a CDS encoding ferredoxin translates to MDRSLCIGSAQCLHHAPDGFRLDTARQSHPLDPDTDANERVLTAAESCPVEAIMITLAGSGEAVFPPEE, encoded by the coding sequence GTGGACCGGTCCCTGTGCATCGGCTCCGCCCAGTGCCTCCACCACGCGCCCGACGGCTTCCGGCTGGACACCGCGCGCCAGTCCCATCCGCTGGACCCGGACACGGACGCCAACGAACGGGTGCTGACGGCGGCGGAGAGCTGCCCGGTGGAGGCGATCATGATCACGCTGGCGGGCAGCGGTGAAGCGGTGTTCCCACCGGAGGAGTAG
- a CDS encoding SCO2322 family protein, with amino-acid sequence MTRRCAALVLAALLLPLTCAVQSAQAAGYRYWSFWDRSGDDWTYATQGPSTARPSDGDVQGFRFAVSADSQDASQPREAASFTAICAKTPARDGTKRVALVIDFGTTADAPGGETPPSPRTACARVSPGATTAEALAAVAKPLRYDTNALLCAITGYPRTGCGEQVSGQAPEQSSGETSGQESGKASGKEKPASAGKPEESGGPSVGLYAGAAAVALLGAAAVRQARRRGSRGNG; translated from the coding sequence GTGACGCGCCGGTGCGCCGCCCTCGTCCTCGCCGCGCTGCTGCTGCCCCTGACCTGCGCGGTCCAGTCGGCCCAGGCCGCCGGATACCGCTACTGGTCCTTCTGGGACCGCTCCGGCGACGACTGGACGTACGCCACCCAGGGACCGTCGACCGCCCGGCCGTCCGACGGCGACGTCCAGGGCTTCCGGTTCGCGGTGAGCGCGGACTCCCAGGATGCCTCGCAGCCGCGCGAAGCGGCCTCCTTCACCGCGATCTGCGCGAAGACACCGGCGCGGGACGGCACGAAGCGGGTGGCGCTGGTCATCGACTTCGGCACGACGGCGGACGCACCAGGCGGCGAGACGCCGCCGTCGCCGCGCACCGCCTGCGCCCGGGTCTCCCCCGGCGCGACGACGGCCGAGGCCCTGGCCGCGGTCGCCAAGCCCCTGCGCTACGACACGAACGCCCTGTTGTGCGCGATCACGGGGTACCCGCGGACGGGCTGCGGCGAGCAGGTGTCCGGGCAGGCGCCCGAGCAGTCATCGGGAGAGACCTCCGGGCAGGAGTCGGGCAAGGCGTCGGGCAAGGAGAAGCCGGCTTCCGCCGGGAAACCGGAGGAGAGCGGCGGCCCGTCCGTCGGCCTCTACGCCGGCGCGGCCGCCGTGGCGCTGCTGGGCGCGGCAGCGGTCCGGCAGGCCCGGCGGCGAGGATCGCGCGGGAATGGCTGA
- a CDS encoding MBL fold metallo-hydrolase — protein MKSSSDGPTTYDHGGGVRSLRVPIPDNPLGHTLVYVVDTDRGPVLIDTGWDDPASWDALTAGLTACGTSVGEVAAVVITHHHPDHHGLSGQVRDASGAWVAMHAADASIVRRTRETRPERWYTYMAAKLAAAGAPKGHIAPLRRPPDHRRPFPGLAPALPDREIVPGEFLDLAGRRLRAIWTPGHTPGHVCLHLEEDHPARLAGRGRLFSGDHLLPEITPHIGLYEDPDDATVTDPLGDYLDSLERVGRLAPAEILPAHQHAFTDAPSRVRELLVHHEERLTGLLALLATPLTPWQLAERMEWNRPWEQIAHGSRNIAVSEAEAHLRRLVKQGRAEAVTGTEPVTYVAV, from the coding sequence ATGAAAAGCAGTTCGGACGGACCCACCACGTACGACCACGGCGGCGGCGTCCGCTCCCTGCGGGTGCCCATCCCCGACAACCCGCTGGGCCACACCCTGGTCTACGTCGTCGACACCGACCGCGGACCGGTCCTGATCGACACCGGCTGGGACGACCCGGCCTCCTGGGACGCCCTGACCGCCGGACTGACCGCATGCGGCACCTCGGTCGGGGAAGTGGCCGCAGTGGTGATCACGCACCACCACCCCGACCACCACGGTCTGTCCGGCCAGGTGCGGGACGCCTCCGGGGCGTGGGTGGCGATGCACGCGGCGGACGCCTCGATCGTGCGGCGCACCCGCGAGACGCGCCCCGAGCGCTGGTACACGTACATGGCGGCCAAACTCGCCGCGGCCGGCGCACCCAAGGGGCACATCGCTCCGCTCCGCAGGCCCCCCGACCACCGTCGCCCCTTCCCCGGGCTGGCGCCCGCCCTGCCGGACCGCGAGATCGTCCCCGGCGAGTTCCTCGACCTCGCCGGCCGCCGTCTGCGCGCGATCTGGACCCCGGGCCACACCCCCGGCCACGTCTGTCTCCACCTCGAGGAGGACCACCCCGCTCGACTCGCGGGCCGCGGACGCCTCTTCTCCGGCGACCACCTGCTGCCGGAGATCACCCCGCACATCGGCCTGTACGAGGACCCCGACGACGCCACCGTCACCGACCCGCTCGGCGACTACCTCGACTCCCTCGAACGCGTCGGCCGCCTCGCCCCCGCCGAGATCCTCCCCGCCCACCAGCACGCCTTCACCGACGCCCCGTCCCGGGTGCGGGAGTTGCTCGTCCACCACGAGGAACGCCTCACCGGCCTCCTCGCGCTCCTCGCCACCCCCCTCACCCCCTGGCAGCTCGCGGAACGCATGGAGTGGAACCGGCCGTGGGAGCAGATCGCCCACGGCTCCCGGAACATCGCGGTCTCGGAGGCCGAGGCGCACCTACGACGCCTGGTGAAGCAGGGGCGCGCGGAGGCGGTGACGGGGACCGAGCCGGTGACGTACGTGGCGGTGTGA